A region from the Lolium perenne isolate Kyuss_39 chromosome 4, Kyuss_2.0, whole genome shotgun sequence genome encodes:
- the LOC127297658 gene encoding non-specific lipid-transfer protein 2G: MAMKKNPSVAVVALMLALVVLAAAPGGARAACDASQLAVCVSAITGGAPPTTVCCANLKAQQGCFCQYAKDPAYGRYIKSPNARKTLESCHLAVPTC; the protein is encoded by the coding sequence ATGGCGATGAAGAAGAACCcgagcgtggctgtggtggctctGATGCTGGCGCTGGTGGTGCTCGCCGCTGCGCCGGGCGGGGCGCGCGCGGCGTGCGACGCGTCGCAGCTGGCGGTGTGCGTGTCAGCGATCACCGGCGGGGCGCCGCCGACCACCGTGTGCTGCGCGAACCTCAAGGCGCAGCAGGGGTGCTTCTGCCAGTACGCCAAGGATCCGGCCTACGGCCGCTACATCAAGAGCCCCAACGCCCGGAAGACACTCGAGTCCTGCCACCTCGCCGTCCCAACCTGCTAG
- the LOC127297657 gene encoding uncharacterized protein, whose translation MSTQQLLMELEWLVPGHNQWDITPVGLDAFRVVFPSKADLVRQRRLKPVDVEGTSITMHFEDWSSRRLDKYGIFDLWIRVLGCPDTLCRDYLGLFAVGSLVGKTKEIDMKFTREHYIARMRIDCVNPQLIPRYLDHFYDGEGFGIEIHIEALDGSVVPAGYADEEDDKADEDATKETDKSHDMEDHDKNKNSDVTVHKDLDLEQQQKDSSKSEDMVDAAANVQLCSGGDYCDSSLSPCIASLPPGSMSAPSSLLSLMVEEDEEEQPRCDINTQGSLPNDQNTEVSHVADSFESHHVEQVHHLSGTFVVHSGAVGGADPSPFHTPISHPSDELSASPGTPQGKPGVCIASLQSSPASIRDVPIRDGSESTRGTGVFLGGRYSKQKVIDYGGIPEAIVLGVRTSERIKAQPNADATQLERAQQNAQAREDILYSGSPYGYSLDPYVVLSPVRGAAGCHGVWVQPTGDGSTGFLQPVWVAA comes from the exons ATGAGTACTCAACAGTTGTTGATGGAGCTTGAGTGGTTGGTCCCTGGTCACAATCAGTGGGACATCACTCCAGTTGGACTTGATGCTTTTCGGGTGGTTTTTCCTTCCAAGGCCGACTTAGTGAGGCAAAGGAGGCTTAAGCCAGTGGATGTGGAAGGGACTTCCATTACTATGCACTTTGAGGATTGGTCATCTAGAAGGCTGGACAAGTACGGCATTTTTGATTTGTGGATTAGAGTTCTCGGTTGCCCTGATACACTTTGCAGAGACTATCTTGGTTTGTTTGCTGTTGGGTCTCTTGTTGGTAAGACAAAAGAGATTGATATGAAATTTACTCGTGAACATTATATTGCCCGTATGAGAATTGACTGTGTCAATCCCCAGCTTATTCCAAGATATCTTGACCATTTTTATGATGGTGAAGGCTTTGGTATTGAAATCCATATCGAAGCTCTTGATGGATCCGTTGTTCCGGCTGGGTATGCGGATGAAGAGGATGATAAAGCTGATGAAGACGCTACGAAGGAAACTGATAAATCGCATGACATGGAGGATCACGATAAGAATAAAAATTCTGATGTTACTGTACATAAGGACTTAGATTTGGAGCAACAACAGAAAGATTCTAGCAAATCGGAGGACATGGTGGATGCGGCAGCGAACGTTCAGTTGTGTTCTGGGGGTGATTATTGTGACTCTTCTCTTTCTCCATGTATTGCATCCCTCCCTCCTGGGTCTATGTCTGCACCATCTAGTTTGTTGTCTCTGATggttgaggaggatgaggaggagcaaCCTCGGTGTGATATTAATACCCAAGGTTCCCTGCCAAATGATCAGAATACTGAGGTGTCTCATGTTGCTGACTCTTTTGAATCTCATCACGTGGAGCAAGTTCATCATCTCTCTGGTACTTTTGTGGTTCATAGTGGGGCGGTTGGAGGTGCTGATCCTTCGCCTTTTCATACACCTATTTCTCACCCGTCTGATGAGTTGTCTGCTTCACCTGGCACTCCACAAGGGAAACCGGGTGTATGCATTGCTTCTCTGCAATCGTCTCCTGCTTCTATCAGAGATGTTCCTATTAGAGATGGCTCTGAGTCCACAAGGGGTACTGGGGTGTTTCTTGGAGGCCGATATTCTAAACAGAAGGTGATTGATTATGGCGGTATTCCGGAGGCGATAGTTCTTGGTGTGCGAACAAGTGAGCGCATTAAGGCCCAGCCGAATGCCGATGCGACTCAGCTAGAGCGGGCTCAACAGAATGCTCAGGCTCGGGAGGACATCTTATATTCAG GTTCTCCCTATGGTTATTCACTGGATCCGTACGTGGTCTTATCTCCAGTCCGAGGAGCAGCGGGATGTCATGGAGTATGGGTGCAACCGACTGGAGACGGTAGCACGGGATTTCTTCAGCCGGTGTGGGTGGCGGCTTGA